A genomic stretch from Hemicordylus capensis ecotype Gifberg chromosome 5, rHemCap1.1.pri, whole genome shotgun sequence includes:
- the PCGF1 gene encoding polycomb group RING finger protein 1 has product MASPPQGGPMAIAMRLRNQLQAVYKMDPLRNEEEVKVKMKELNEHIVCFLCAGYFIDATTITECLHTFCKSCIVKYLQTSKYCPMCSTKIHETQPLLNLKLDRVMQDIVYKLVPGLQESEEKRIREFYQSRGLERISQPSNQDPASDRVGLPYTTFDHSRAHYYRFDEHVSLYLEKQSSGKEKNKHILQHKYIRCSVRAQIRHLRRVLCCRLELALQHVHILFNGEVLPDHMTLKQLWLSRWFGKPAPLLLHYSVKEKRR; this is encoded by the exons ATGGCGTCTCCTCCTCAGGGGGGCCCGATGGCGATCGCGATGCGGCTCCGGAACCAGCTCCAGGCCGTGTACAAGATGGACCCGCTCCGCAACGAG GAGGAAGTGAAAGTGAAGATGAAGGAGCTGAACGAGCACATTGTCTGCTTCCTCTGCGCGGGCTACTTCATCGATGCCACCACCATCACGGAATGCCTGCACACCT TTTGCAAGAGCTGCATCGTGAAGTACCTCCAGACCAGCAAGTACTGCCCGATGTGCAGCACCAAGATCCACGAGACGCAGCCCCTGCTCAACCTCAAGCTCGACCGGGTCATGCAGGACATCGTCTACAAGCTGGTGCCTGGCCTGCAGGAGA GCGAGGAGAAGAGGATCCGGGAGTTCTACCAGTCCCGCGGCCTGGAGCGCATCAGCCAGCCCAGCAACCAAG ATCCTGCCTCTGACCGTGTGGGGCTGCCCTACACCACCTTCGACCACTCGCGGGCGCACTACTACCGCTTTGATGAGCACGTCTCGCTGTATCTGGAGAAGCAGAG CTCCGGGAAAGAGAAGAACAAGCACATCTTGCAG CACAAATACATTCGCTGCTCCGTCCGGGCCCAGATCCGCCACCTTCGCCGGGTCCTGTGCTGCCGGTTGGAGCTTGCCCTGCAACAC GTCCACATCCTGTTCAACGGCGAGGTGCTCCCTGATCACATGACCCTGAAGCAGCTCTGGCTCTCCCGCTGGTTTGGCAAG CCggcccctctgctgctgcactaCAGCGTGAAGGAGAAGCGGAGGTAG